The Humulus lupulus chromosome 3, drHumLupu1.1, whole genome shotgun sequence genome window below encodes:
- the LOC133824622 gene encoding acetyl-CoA acetyltransferase 1-like has product MFDAAKLRKLRPSFKQNEGSVTADNASIISDGAAALVLVSGEKELQLGLQVIAKIKGYADAAQAPEFFTTAPALVIPKAISNAGLDASQIDYYEINEAFSVVALANQKLLGLNPESLNVHGGAVSLGHPLGCSGARILLTLLGVLRHKKGKFLCIITFDSSYCVTVILVVHEEFGILEGLMTTVHAATATQKTVDGTSMKDWRGGRGARQNIIPSSTGAAKFRDNVRKYCSFC; this is encoded by the exons ATG TTTGATGCTGCAAAATTAAGAAAGCTAAGACCAAGTTTCAAGCAGAATGAGGGCTCTGTTACTGCTGACAATGCTTCTATCATAAG TGATGGTGCAGCTGCATTAGTCCTAGTGAGTGGAGAGAAGGAACTTCAACTTGGATTGCAAGTAATTGCAAAGATTAAGGGCTATGCTGATGCAGCTCAG GCACCTGAATTCTTTACAACTGCTCCAGCCCTTGTGATACCAAAAGCTATTTCAAATGCTGGTTTAGATGCTTCTCAGATTGATTACTATGAAATAAATGAAGCGTTTTCT GTTGTAGCTCTAGCCAATCAAAAGCTGCTTGGTCTTAATCCT GAAAGCCTTAACGTACATGGTGGGGCTGTATCATTGGGACACCCATTAGGATGCAGTGGAGCTCGTATCTTGCTCACATTATTAGGG GTATTGAGACATAAAAAGGGAAA ATTCTTGTGCATTATTACATTTGATTCTTCTTACTGTGTTACTGTTATTCTT GTTGTTCATGAGGAATTTGGTATTCTTGAAGGTTTAATGACAACTGTTCATGCAGCTACAG CAACACAGAAGACTGTTGATGGCACATCAATGAAGGATTGGAGAGGAGGCCGTGGAGCTAGACAAAATATCATTCCTAGTTCTACTGGTGCTGCAAAG TTTAGAGATAATGTAAGGAAATACTGCTCCTTCTGTTGA